The DNA window GTCTGGCGGGCCGTGTCGCCCATGTACCACGTTTCGAAAGCCAGTCCGCCGATGTTGCTGTTTGTGGGCGGAAAGACGTACCCAAGCATCGCCAATAGCAGCGAACGATTCCGGCAAAAGCTGACTGAGTTGGGCGTGCGGCACGAGTTTACTCTCATTCCCGGCAAAAAACACATCCCGATGGTGCTGCAACTATTCTGGCAAAACAACATCATCTACCAGCAACTGCTGAAGTTAGTTGAGGTAAGAAAGTAAGTAACGACGGGTAGAATTACGCTTTCTGACGGAGAAACCGCCTAAACCTGCCCGTTTGTGACCCACCTGTTTACCCGCCTTTCGCTGGCTGCGACCGGCCTACTGATCGTCTGTGTTCCTTTGCTGGCGCAGCCCCCCGCTCCGAAGGGCAACGACTCGACAACGCCACTTCATCTGCTGCAACCCGATTACCCGGTGCCCTACGGTGCCCCCGCGTCGACAGCGTAACGGCGGTGCTGAACCGGGTATACACCTACCTCGACAACGTAACCCCCGCCCTGCTGGTCGACAAAGAGACGGGACACCGCCTTGACCCGATCGGGTCGTTTAACCCCAACGCCATCATCAAACCCGGCGATTTCCGGCTGACGAGTTACGAATGGGGCGTCACCTACGCGGGTATGCTACTGGCGACCGAAGCCACGGGCGACCCGCGCTTCGCCGAGTACACCAGCAAGCGACTGGCATTTCTGAACAGCCTTCGCCCCTATTTTCAGGCCCAGGTTACAAGCGATCCGAAAGCGAATACGCCCCTACGCCCGATGCTGGCCCCCACGCGCTTGATGATGCCGGAGCCATGTGCGCGGCCATGATTAAGACCAGCTTACTGAAGCAAGCTGACCAATCCAGGCCGGGCACCCTGAAAGCTGAACTGCGCCCGCAAATCGACGAGTATGTGCAGTACATCCTGACCAAAGAATATCGGCTGGCCGACGGGACGCTGGCGCGCAATCGCCCGCAGCCCAACACGCTCTGGCTCGATGATCTGTTTATGAGTGTTCCGGCGCTGGCGCAGATGGGCAAACTGACCGGCGACAAAAAATACTACGACGAAGCTGTGAAGCAGGTGCTACAATTCTCAAAACGCATGTTCAACCGCGACAAGGGCTTGTTTATGCATGGCTGGGTCGAGGGCATGAGCGTTCACCCCGAATTTCACTGGGCGCGGGCCAACGGCTGGGCTATTATGACGATGGTCGAACTGCTCGACGTATTGCCAACTACTCACCCCGGTCGCCCGGCGGTACTCGATCTGCTGAAAGCCCACGCTAAAGGGCTAGCCGCCCGGCAATCGGGATCGGGGTTCTGGCATCAGCTACTCGACCGGCCGGATTCGTACTTGGAAACATCGGCGACGGCGATCTACGCGTACTCGATAGCCCGCGCAATCAACCGGGGCTGGCTCGACCCGCTGGCGTACGCGCCCATGACGCTGCTGGCCTGGAACGCCGTCTCGACGAAAGTAACGGCAGGCGGACAGGTCGAAGGCACATGCGTTGGTACCGGAATGGGCTTCGACCCGGCCTTTTACTATCATCGCCCGATCAATGTCTTTGCCGCCCACGGCTACGGACCGGTTTTGCTAGCGGGCGCGGAAGTCATCAACCTGCTCAAAAACAAGTCATTCGCCATCAACGACAGCTCGTTGCAAGTGGTGAATAAGTGAGTTTAACGTTTAATGGTTAAGGTTCAAGGTTTATCCGAGTCGTTTCACAAACCAACTTTAAACGTTAGACCTTAAACTTTGAACTAGCTATGAAACTAATCCTCCCCTTTCTCCTCACGACCCTTACCGCGACGGCACAGTCGTGGCACCCGGTCGAGACAAAAAACGAGTGTAGCGCACGACACGAAAGCGCAGCAGCCATCGTCGGTGACAGCCTGTATGCCATTGGCGGGCGGGGTATGCGTCCGGTCGATGCGCTGAACCTGAAAACGGGTGTCTGGCAAACGCATCCGGCACCACCCAGCGAGATGAACCACGTGCAGGCCGTTTCGTACGACGGCAGCATCTACATCATGGGCGCGTTCAAAGGGGCGTACCCGCACGAAACGGTGCTTCCCAACGTACTGATCTACAACCCTAAACAGGGTGTCTGGCGCGACGGCCCGGCCATTCCAGCAGCCCGGCTGCGGGGCGCGGGTGGTACGGTCGCTTACAACGGCAAAATCTACATGGTCTGCGGCATCACCGACGGGCATTACGACGGACACGTGGCCTGGCTCGACGAATTTGACCCGAAAACCGGCACCTGGAAACAGTTGCCCGACGCCCCCCGCACCCGCGACCATGTGCAGGTAGCTGTCGTCGACAACAAACTATACGTCGCCGGGGGCCGACGCTCGACGGCCCGAATCGGCAAGGTGCTCGAACTACTGGTACCGGAAGTCGACGTCTACGATTTCAAAACCGGGAAGTGGTCCACGTTACCGACATCATCAAACCTACCCACCCCACGCGGGGGACCAATGGCCGTTGCGCAGGACGGCAAAGTCTGGATCATCGGGGGCGAAACTGTGCAGACGCTCTCGCACAACGAAGCCGAAGCCCTCGACCCGAAAACCAATACATGGATCAAAACCACCCGCATGAATCAGGGTCGGCACGGCACCGGCGCAGCCGTCTACAACAAGCAGATTTACGTCGTTGCCGGCTCCGCCAACCACGGCGGTGGCCCGGAGTTGAATACGGTGGAAGTAATGAAGTGAGTTTAAGGTTTGTGGTTTAACGTTTAAGGTTGGCTGACGCAAACGAAACACCGGTCGACTGATGCACCAACCTTAAACGTTAAACCTTAAACTTTAGACCTTAAACCAGCGCAGCATACACCCCCAAGTACTGCCGGGCTGCGGTTTGCCAGGTGAAGCGGGCGGCATGGTGGCGGATGGCCTCAGCGCGGGCGTTGCGTTCGTAGTCGGCTATACCCTGCCGGTAGGCTGTCTGCATCGCTTCGGGGGTGAAGTCGGGGAAGTAGTAGGCTGCGTCGCCACCGACTTCGGGCAAAGCCGTCAGCGTCGAGAGGAAAACGGGTTTGCCAAACTGCATCGCTTCGAGTACCGGCAGGCCGAAGCCCTCTGCCAGCGATGGGTGCACCAACGCCCGGCAGTTTCGCAGATACCAGCCCTTGTCGGTCTCCGACACCGTCCCCAACAACCGCAGCCGGTCGGCCACGCCCATTGCCTGCGCCTGTTGCTGCATAGCGGTTACGTAATCCGGGTCGTCGGGTCGGCCGATCAGCAGCAGTTCCAGCTCGGGATTGCTTGTCAGCAGGGGCAGCAGGACGTGAAAATTCTTCTTCGCGTTTAGGTAGCCAATCCCCAGCAGAAAGGGTCGATCCGGCTGATAATCAACCGGCTTCGTTTCACCACTAGGCACCGGGTCGACGCCGTTGTAAATGACGTATATGGGTTTATCGTCAGTGCGGCAGTGGGTCAGCACATCGTTTTTCGTGAACTCGGAAATGCAGACGAGCGCATCGCTACGGTCAATCAGCGACTGCGTCAGGGCCATTCGTTTTTGCTGCATGGCCTGCGATTCTCCTTCGTGCAGTACGTTCAGGTCGTGAATGGTCAGCACCACCTTCGTGCGGGGAAATCGGCGTCGATCCGGCACGATACGACCCAGTTGAAAGGGCGCGTGCCACACCCGACAGTCGCGCAGGAAAGGCTGGTAGAACGAGTGCCACCATTGCTCAATGATGTGGTACGGCTGCGAACGGATCTGTAGACGTCGGCGGGGGGGTAGGTAAAGCTGTACCGGCGAACGACCGGCCTCTGCCTGTTGCTGATTCAGGTGCGAACCCAGATTCAGGCAGTACTGATAAAGCCCTGTGTGCGGGTGTTTCATAGGCCCGCAGTCCAGAATAATTTTGCCCATACGGTCGAAAGATAGGGTTTCGGAGGGCGTTATGTTCATCTTTGTACAACCTTATGACTCATTTGCGAGTCTTGTTTATCGAAGAGCGGTCAACTGCCGCCCTGTCGTCCTAAGCCTGAACCCTTGCTACTACCTGTCCCGACGTGGATTTGACCGCGTTGGCCAACAGCGCTATGTAGTCACGGCATACTAGAACCCCCTGCCGCGACGTACTGATTTCAGGATCACCCATACGTGAATCACTATGACCCGTGTTATCTTCGATTGTGAACGCATGAAGTATGTCAATACCGGGCTGTATTACTACTGTCTCAACCTCGGTAAAGCGCTTCAGCAAAACATATATCAGGAACAGCTGGCCGTTTTTGGTCCGTCGCATACGCAGATGGCCTTCGGGCCGTCGATGCCCGTCATCCAGCAACATTCACTGCAAAAGTTTCTGATGCCAGCAGTCGATCAGTACCAGCTCTGGCACAGTACGTACCAGAGTTCCGATTACA is part of the Spirosoma rhododendri genome and encodes:
- a CDS encoding Kelch repeat-containing protein, which translates into the protein MKLILPFLLTTLTATAQSWHPVETKNECSARHESAAAIVGDSLYAIGGRGMRPVDALNLKTGVWQTHPAPPSEMNHVQAVSYDGSIYIMGAFKGAYPHETVLPNVLIYNPKQGVWRDGPAIPAARLRGAGGTVAYNGKIYMVCGITDGHYDGHVAWLDEFDPKTGTWKQLPDAPRTRDHVQVAVVDNKLYVAGGRRSTARIGKVLELLVPEVDVYDFKTGKWSTLPTSSNLPTPRGGPMAVAQDGKVWIIGGETVQTLSHNEAEALDPKTNTWIKTTRMNQGRHGTGAAVYNKQIYVVAGSANHGGGPELNTVEVMK
- a CDS encoding glycosyltransferase family 4 protein, translated to MKHPHTGLYQYCLNLGSHLNQQQAEAGRSPVQLYLPPRRRLQIRSQPYHIIEQWWHSFYQPFLRDCRVWHAPFQLGRIVPDRRRFPRTKVVLTIHDLNVLHEGESQAMQQKRMALTQSLIDRSDALVCISEFTKNDVLTHCRTDDKPIYVIYNGVDPVPSGETKPVDYQPDRPFLLGIGYLNAKKNFHVLLPLLTSNPELELLLIGRPDDPDYVTAMQQQAQAMGVADRLRLLGTVSETDKGWYLRNCRALVHPSLAEGFGLPVLEAMQFGKPVFLSTLTALPEVGGDAAYYFPDFTPEAMQTAYRQGIADYERNARAEAIRHHAARFTWQTAARQYLGVYAALV